GAATCTAAGGGATGGTCTAGTCAATGTCTCCCCATGTGCTGGTGTTTGTACAAAAATTGCAGCGTGAAAAAGCAATTGGGTCCTAGAAAAATGGATGAGAGGAGAGTTAAATAACAGGAATTAATAACTTACCTCGACAATCAAAGCATATATTATCTCCCGATTGACCAAGATGCTCCCTTCGATTGTTGACTATAATATCTTGATAATACTTTCCATCCAAAGTACATATGCAAATCCGCCTACCATGATTGTAATCATAGCCATCTATTCAATTGTTCATAGCTAGCCAGACATGTACAATAATGTACTTTGTACAAGTCATATTTGCTAGGAATCTTGACCACAAAAACGAGCATCTAATTCATGCTCTCCACCAAGTCTGCAAGAAAAACTTGCCAATATGACTATCATCTAATCTCTCGTTCGTTTCTTCTTACTTTGTGAGGACACCCTAGCTAGATTCTAGTTCTCTTGCCAAACCTATTTTTGGCATGGTAGGGTTAATGTTGACTTTCTTGATTGCGAGACTACTAGATCAACAAATTCAGCTCCTCGAAAGATGAAATTTTCAAATCCTCCTCTCACTATTTCTATCTCTCCACCCCTGAACAATGAATCATCACTAGCACATGAGTCGAAATTGTAAACTTATAGATTGGAAGGATCTCACATAACACCCATCAAAATATATGCCAGTGAAACGTTCAAATTTACACGAATCTGATGCACGCTAAAATTTTCGTCAAATGATACCTATTTGTTGGGTGCAGATGGAAACGATGCCTCAAGTTATACATTcctctttcccctttttcctcttttttggctACTTTCGTCATTTGTTTCCATTGCTGGTGCACCGTTGCAAAAGTTGTGAACCTCTTTTAGTTTGGGCCACGAAGAGCACTAACatatgtttatattttagcTTTGAGCCGGATAGGAAgggacactttttttttttgagctggCGACAATTACAACATCTGTTGGCCATGCTTGGGGATACTGGATAAGGTGCATGATGATAAGCAATTTGCGCTGGTGTAGTTTTTGGCCAATGAAAAGTAAAGGAGAGCGTGTAGCGAAGCTCCTTCTTTCTAGCTCATCATCTCATCATATTGCCAGTTCCATAACTTTCATAAAAATGCCATTTTCTTTGTGGGAAAATAAGTTTCATCAGACCCTCGTAAGAATAAATAAACTTGAAATGTGGTAAATAAAAGAATTGGGTGAAGCTGAAGGAATATGATGTCACTTGGCCCCTCCATTGGGGCACGGGGATGTGAAGTGCTCCTAAAAAGCTGAAGTTTCGAGAAACTTTTTGTTCGTGATCAAGGCCCTCCAcctaccctttttttttttgctttatatATAGTCACAAAATGTGGCTTCcccatttccttttttcttttgttgcgtATTGACAACATGCCTAAATTTGCAACTTTTTCACGATTTTTACTGAAAATGTAGTGTGGTAAAACCAAATGGGTTCCATTTTTGCACATTTGCCATGACTGTACATATTTGTTGTTTGTAAAGTTCTCCCAAGATTAGCATGTAAAAAAGAGTTCgtgaggaaaaaaacaaaggaggGTTCGATACaattttgatataaatttttgcaaaattggacGGCGCGGCAAGGGAATATGGGTTTGGGAACTGAAGGTTATTCTGCAAATCTTATTGAACTGCGTGTAAAATTTTTTAGGGCTAGTGTCACTTGTACAAATCAAAGTCGGACTTAACTAACTCATAAGACTCAGATTATTCGACCTCTATATAGTCGAGTCTCTATATAGTCAAGTCTCTTAAGTCTATGCCCCTAAATCGAAACTAGTTACAAGAATAGGGAAAAAAAGCTCCGAATCAATCTTTCGGTGGTAGATTTTTCTAGTAGCCACTCACGAAATAGATTAAATATCCGAGCTTAACGTCAGTCAATATAGAGACAAAGGAGAGGTTAGAAATATGATTAAACATAggatatcatttattttttaagcctaaaaatgataatttaaaaTCAGGAACCACATGGGTTCTCGATTTAAAACTCCCCATTTCTTTTGGATCaatgttttttatttctttatttttattttttagtgttGCCCTTCAATATTAAAAGTATTAAAGTAATCGAATCATTGACCATCGAGAACTTTGGCCCGTGGGATTATATGACCCCGGTGAAATGATAATGCAAACTTCCGGAAGAACTCCCCCACGTGCGATCCCCTTTTGACCGATCGATCTCCAACCGAAGCACACCTCGATCCTCGTGCCTGCCTCCCCTCCGTTTAGTCATTTGACCTAATCGCCCGGCTCTTCCTACTAAACGGAATCCGATTAGCGATAATCAACCATTTAATCGCGCGAATCGAGATTAGCGAGTTACCTTAATTGCATTCATGAATGATGagtatatattattaaaatgagaGCACATGACTAATTGCTAATGACTAATTTTATAGTGACATGATGTTCTTTGACATGATGTGATGTGATCACTATATGTATTCTCTTGTCTAAGCATTTTGAGTATGGTGATGTGAATATGTTGCAATGCCTTACATGGCACATGATTACTATATCAATCCTGCATATGACACCCCGATAGCAACACTAATACGTCGGTATAGAAATAACCCGGAGTCTTTATCGCTTTGGGTACTTGAACTTGTTGCACCTAAATCGAGTTGATCACAACAACTGTTGTATGAAGTGCACAAACTTAGCACCATGAAAGGGTATAAATGCTACATTAAGAGTTGTACGATTCAAGCTCTTGTCCACATAGTACTAACCATCATGTCGTCCGGTTGGGCAATTTGACATCTCGTATCAATTACCTTTAATGTACTtcaggtgttttttttttctttctatgcGCATTAAAGGGTTAGGGTTGAAAGACTGATTCATAAATCAATGCAATAAGTTGTGAATAGATAATTAAACAAGTGATACATACACAAGTACGTTACAAAAATCGAATTGTATTAACAAACTTCATACAAGACTTGATTTTTCTAAACCATCGGTCCGGTTAGTGGAGCCATGATCTTGCGACCTACTTAATCGTATGTGATTCATCGCATGGGAAATGGTGCATGGATTTGActaatgagatttttttgtggAATTCAAGGTGGAATTAGAGATGGTGTCGAAATGACGAGGTCAAAGTTCCTCGGGAAAAGTAAATTAAGATTAGAGGAGGTCTCTTCCTTCCACATTTTGACCGTTCCACCATGCATTACGTCGGTTCAATAATAATGCCTGTACGTCATCAATTCGACTGCTCCGGAACTTTAAATTAGGCTCGGCGAACCGATCGCGTCTTTTAGCACTGCTGATGATGCGGGCTGCAATTCTTTTGCCTCCCCAAACATATATGAGATGTGAAATATGAATTGCATGTTGCTCGCACAAGGGGAAATTACACAAAAGAAAGTTTTAAATCCATTGCGATTATACTAACTCAATCATAAATACTTCAATctggtcaatttagtcttaaacattctgacaattaattaaatttagtcatttcaatcaattttaattgaaaatcactaataaaaaagatagggtgcgtttgtttgcgtttctgtttaaaaattgttctagggaacagtaaatagaaaaaaagtgtttactcctgggaacaatttttgaacaaaacaacgcgtttggtaaacttgttccgggaataaaaaaaataaacgtaaaacatgtttggtaaatttggataatttttttatttcttttattttttctatttttttcttatttttcctttttttctttttttctttttcatttttttttttttcttttggccggtcggccaaggccttggccgcgcggacggcccggcgaggccaaggctcgccgccgggcgagctcggcctcgtcggatcgagctcgggcgagatcgagctcgccttgccggcgaggtcggctcgccttgatccggcgaggcgcggcctcgccggccaccgccaagcgaggccgaggctcgccgaccgccgggcgaggtcggcctcgccggatctcgggggcgagatcgaggtcgcccagccgacgcgaggtcggcctcgcctggatccgggcgagatcgaggtcgCCTGTGCCGGCGCGAGGCCGACCCCTTGCCCAGCCCACGGGcggagcctcggcctcgcctgggacggcgagcctcgccgtggccgggcgaggccgccgccctcgtcggcccgGTTGCcgggccatggccgaggctagAGGCgaccaccaaaagaaaaagaacaagaaaataagagaaaaagaaaaaaattaagtatttctcaaagtgtttaaacaagaaacacaaaatttgtgtttctttttcgtttgttttttttttttgtttttttttgttcctgggaacaaaagaacaaaaaacagaaaaagtgtttaaaaacacaaaaagaaatacaaacaaaaagGCCCATAGTCATCTTATATAGTACGATTAACGttgatatgaacaatttttataaattttttaacattttctttttcattggtttttttaattgtgtctgTGAGAGTTATCAGTAACGTTCGTCAGCTGCAAAATCATTCCCTAAGGCCTTCGCAGCCTTGCACGGATCGCCGGTGACTCTTGTCGGTGtaataaaggaaaaagcaaagaaaaatgaagatgaaaaaaaaaaagctttaaaaagtaatagaaagaaaatttcttaGTTATTTCTTTTCGCAAATCTAACATTAaataagtttaaattaagtTGCAATGATAATAACCTGAAAAGGATAATCAAAgaccaattcttttttttttatcacgaatTAAAGACCGATTCAAAAGGTTGacaaatcttgcattttttttttctaattaatagcagtttattttttcatatttatttttatgaattctCCTTTTAAGTATCTCAAATAATGTTCCTAACTAAATACATAGGGTTCGGTACTCTTAGAGGGTCAACGGTGTCGAAAGAAGGTGGGGGTTTTAAAATGCAACTTCTAAACATAATTCGGGGGTACAGTGAAATTCCACGTAATTATCCAAAAGCAAACCATCGACAGCAGCACtggtcatcatcatcatcatcattaaaatTTCTCCAAAACCATCTAAGATTTCTTGGTATATTATGCATTAATCCccaattaaacaaaagatctGATCCCACTCCATCCAACccctccatctccatcatcttcatcatcatcttcatcaatcAAAACGGCAAACctgtcatcttcttctccattctctctctctctctctggaccACTATAAATCCTCCCTCGCCCCGACCCTTCTCTCCCTCTgcagccttctctctctctctctctctctctctcttccttctctctctactgtTGCTGCGTAGCTACGGGAGACGGGATATATATATAGAGGCGAAAGCATAGCCTGCGGAAAGAAGCTGACAAAAGCCGACGACGAACGACGACGAAGACAACGACGACAGCGTCCTTTCACTGCCACGACAGAACACGTACTACACACGCTTCGATCCCTTCCCCCCCTCTCCCTCCATTACTTTCCTCTCCGCAGTTCGCTTCCCCCCTCATCTTCTCACCGCAATAAATCCCTCGTCGGCCAGCGCGCGGCTCGAAGCGGAACCCCCAAATCGAGGAGAGGGGCGTGTTTGAGTGGAGTTCCAGCATGCTGGAGACCGTGAAGTACCTCCTCGGCTCCGCCGGCCCCAGCGGGTACGGCTCCAAGTCCACCGCCGAGCAGGTCACCGACCGCCGCGACCTCCGCTCCATCACCGCCATCATCACCGGTAACTAAACTCTAAAACTCCGGCTCTCCGCGGATTTTCCCCGCTCCGTAGAGCTCGCTTTCGTCGCGGAAGGGGGACTGACGAGACTCGTTGATGATGGTGTTTGATTCAGGTGCGACGTCGGGGATCGGGGCCGAGACGGCGCGGGTGCTGGCGAAGCGCGGCGCCAGGCTGGTGCTGCCGGCTCGGAACCTCAAGGCCGCCGAGGACGCCAGGGCCCGCATCGCGTCCGAGTGTCCGGGCTCGGAGATCGTGGTCATGGCGCTCGATCTCAGCTCGCTCGCCTCCATCCGCAGCTTCGTCGCCGAGTTCGAGTCCCTCGACCTGCCTCTCAACCTCCTCATGTACGTAGAAAAGCCCAAACGTCTCGACACGTTTCGACTGCCAAAATAAAATCGCTCCGGCGAAGTCTAACTCCGGTTTCTTTCTCCGTCGCCGTTGCAGAAACAACGCGGGAAAGTTCGCGCACAACCACGCCATCTCCGAGGACGGGATCGAGATGACCTTCGCGACGAACTATCTCGGTAAGGACGGCGCACGAggatcctcctcctccgccatcTTTTTCGGACATTTTTGAATTCGGAGAAGTTGGTTTGTCTGGTCGTTgagttcgtttttttttttttttttttccggtggTCGTGTTGTTCAGGTCACTTTCTGTTGACGAAGCTGCTGCTGAACAAGATGGTCGAGACGGCGCGCGCCACCGGCGTGCAAGGTCGGATCGTGAACGTCTCGTCGACCATCCACGGCTGGTTCTCCGGCGACATCATCGGCCATCTCGGGCTCATAACCCGGGACAAGAGGTAAATAAATCGAGCGAAATCCGTACATTTTATGCACCCTTGGTACGAAATTCATCTAGTTTAGGCCATTAGATCACGTACATCTTAACGTAATTCGTCACGAAAACATAAGTTTCGGGAATACCAAAAACCGAGTTCTACGTCGCGCTTTGAGAATTTCTATATATCTTGGGATTCCTTcggaggggaaaaagaagaaggaagtttGGAAATGATATTTATGGTACATTTGATTCTTTTGTACGAACTCGCACGCCCGCACGCACTGTAAATCGCACAGacaggttcttttttctttttttgatccAGCACAGACAAGTTCTTTCACGGAGCTATAAATGAAGTAAATTTGACTTTTGCACTGCAGCCAGTACGACGCGACACGTGCGTATGCTCTCTCGAAGCTGGCCAACGTTCTGCACACCAGGGAGCTTGCCCGCAGGCTGAAGGTCCGCCCTCTTTACTTTATTACTaattttcgagaaaaaaaagttaaatttgttcttttcctaTCATGTTCTTTATTGCCATCTCTCCCCATTTTTCTTTATGCTGAACTTCCTTTCGTTCCTgaattttaatggaaaatgcgtTGCAGCAAATGGAGGCGAACGTGACGGCGAACTGCGTTCATCCGGGGATCGTGAGAACCAGGCTCACCAGAGAGCGAGAGGGCTTCGTCACCGGTCAGTGATCAGCCCCGTTCGTTCACTGACGAATGCTTGGTTTGTTAGGTTTTCTGTGTTGAGTTCTTGAATGTGGTCCTGAAATGTGTGTGCAGATCTGGTTTTCTTCTTGGCGTCCAAACTTTTGAAGACGATCCCTCAGGTACTTTCACCAGTTACCACTTGATCCGAGATGggtattttgtttgttttattatGCGGTACATATGTCGTGCAACGGACAAGAATCTTGTAGATGGTGGTATGATTAGGGTTTCTTCAATCTACCCAAGTGGTTTCTCGCAACCCGGGATAAATTATTCTAAAGAATGAATGAACTGTATGCTCAAGACATAACAGAATGAGCCTCTTTGAAATTCATACGTGACTTTACATGTTTGAAACGGAGAGTGCATGTAGTTTCTATGTATTCTATGTGATGTGATGAATCGAACGGTTTCGTTTCATAGGCTG
The sequence above is drawn from the Eucalyptus grandis isolate ANBG69807.140 chromosome 11, ASM1654582v1, whole genome shotgun sequence genome and encodes:
- the LOC104444091 gene encoding short-chain dehydrogenase TIC 32 B, chloroplastic → MLETVKYLLGSAGPSGYGSKSTAEQVTDRRDLRSITAIITGATSGIGAETARVLAKRGARLVLPARNLKAAEDARARIASECPGSEIVVMALDLSSLASIRSFVAEFESLDLPLNLLINNAGKFAHNHAISEDGIEMTFATNYLGHFLLTKLLLNKMVETARATGVQGRIVNVSSTIHGWFSGDIIGHLGLITRDKSQYDATRAYALSKLANVLHTRELARRLKQMEANVTANCVHPGIVRTRLTREREGFVTDLVFFLASKLLKTIPQAAATTCYVATHPRLANTSGKYFSDCNEASPSKLGSSSLEASRLWSASEIMVSRDPKAAFGLPDPSH